The Desulfomicrobium orale DSM 12838 genome includes a window with the following:
- a CDS encoding CoA-acylating methylmalonate-semialdehyde dehydrogenase: MKRLCYCVNNEWRTSATDRYTPVMNPSTGRQIAEAPVCLPDEVESAVQAAKAAYPAWAGKPVGVRTQILFRFRELVNRHFEDLSVLLATEMGKNLDESRGDVHKVVEACEVAVSAPMEIQGYSLMEATRSHDISLYREPVGVFLGIAPYNFPAMIPFGWFMPLCLVAGNTMVIKAASMVPQTGMRLLELLIEAGLPEGVVNLITCSRQEVSRLLSHPDIRGISFVGSTSTGVKIYSEAAAAGKRVQCLTEAKNHALLLEDAPLEWSAQRIINSGFGCAGQRCMALPVVVVQESVADRFVQILKGMAERLVVGAAYDPTTQLGPVINAAHKQSVINWIDKGVAEGASLILDGRKCAPKGFEDGFFVGPTIFDHVAPGMTVGDQEIFGPVVCIKRVRDFEEGLGLMNANPFANGSSIFTQSGHYAREFVRHTDGGMVGVNVGIPVPLAFFPFSGNKQSFFGDLHVLGRDGLRFYTRTKSVTTKWVSPREMGEAQNRVSTWEGTINRDL; this comes from the coding sequence GTGAAAAGACTGTGTTACTGCGTCAACAACGAATGGCGAACCAGCGCGACGGACAGGTACACGCCGGTGATGAACCCCAGTACCGGGCGTCAGATCGCCGAGGCCCCCGTCTGCCTGCCGGACGAGGTGGAATCCGCCGTACAGGCGGCCAAAGCCGCTTACCCCGCCTGGGCCGGCAAGCCCGTGGGAGTGCGCACCCAGATTCTGTTCCGCTTCCGGGAACTGGTGAACCGGCACTTCGAGGACCTGTCGGTGCTGCTGGCCACGGAGATGGGCAAGAATCTGGATGAATCCCGCGGCGACGTGCACAAGGTCGTGGAAGCCTGCGAAGTGGCCGTCAGCGCACCCATGGAAATTCAGGGCTACTCCCTGATGGAGGCCACCCGGAGCCATGATATCAGCCTGTACCGGGAGCCGGTGGGCGTATTTCTGGGCATCGCTCCGTACAACTTTCCGGCCATGATTCCCTTTGGCTGGTTCATGCCCCTGTGCCTCGTGGCCGGGAACACGATGGTCATCAAGGCCGCCAGCATGGTCCCCCAGACGGGCATGCGGCTGCTCGAACTGCTCATCGAGGCCGGGCTGCCCGAAGGCGTGGTCAACCTGATCACATGCAGCCGTCAGGAAGTGAGCAGGCTGCTGTCCCATCCCGACATCCGGGGCATATCCTTCGTGGGCTCCACCTCCACCGGTGTCAAAATCTATTCCGAGGCCGCGGCCGCAGGAAAGCGGGTGCAGTGCCTGACTGAGGCCAAGAATCACGCTCTGCTTCTGGAGGACGCGCCTCTTGAATGGTCCGCCCAGCGGATCATTAACTCCGGTTTCGGGTGCGCCGGGCAGCGGTGCATGGCCCTGCCCGTCGTGGTGGTTCAGGAATCCGTGGCCGACCGCTTCGTACAGATCCTGAAAGGCATGGCCGAGCGGCTGGTGGTCGGCGCGGCCTACGATCCGACCACCCAGCTCGGCCCGGTCATCAACGCCGCGCACAAGCAGTCCGTGATCAACTGGATCGACAAGGGCGTGGCCGAAGGGGCCTCTCTGATTCTGGACGGCCGCAAGTGCGCACCCAAGGGCTTTGAGGACGGATTTTTTGTCGGCCCCACAATCTTCGACCATGTTGCTCCCGGCATGACCGTCGGCGATCAGGAAATCTTCGGGCCGGTGGTGTGCATCAAGCGGGTCAGGGATTTCGAGGAAGGGCTCGGGCTCATGAACGCCAACCCCTTTGCCAACGGCTCCTCCATCTTCACCCAGAGCGGCCACTACGCCAGAGAATTCGTCCGGCATACCGATGGCGGCATGGTCGGAGTCAATGTGGGCATCCCCGTGCCTTTGGCCTTTTTCCCCTTTTCCGGAAACAAGCAGTCCTTCTTCGGCGACCTGCATGTCCTGGGACGGGACGGCCTGCGGTTCTACACCCGGACCAAGTCCGTCACCACCAAGTGGGTTTCGCCCCGAGAAATGGGCGAGGCCCAGAATCGGGTCAGTACCTGGGAGGGCACCATCAACCGCGATCTTTAG
- a CDS encoding class I SAM-dependent methyltransferase encodes MHIPDDYELLDSGGGRKLERFGPVILSRPCAQAVWEPARPELWDSASASFDRKDGLNWHGRERLPGAWEISVRGVRMRLSTTDFGHLGIFPETLDIWDQIARSVADAAARRREPPAFLNLFAYSGGATMAAARAGARCCHLDASRGMVEWARANAALNGLDSSGIRFIVDDVGAFLRREARRGRKYDCVLLDPPSFGRGKRGELYKVEKNVRETLELVRQVLSDRPLFVILTSHTPGFSPIVLRNLLEQTLDPEVLDCGEMLLRGGTGVLDLPSGNWARWTYADSISD; translated from the coding sequence ATGCACATCCCCGACGACTACGAATTGCTGGACAGCGGCGGCGGCCGGAAGCTGGAACGCTTCGGCCCCGTGATCCTGAGCCGCCCCTGCGCCCAGGCCGTATGGGAACCGGCACGGCCCGAACTGTGGGACAGCGCCAGCGCTTCCTTTGACCGCAAGGACGGCCTGAACTGGCACGGCCGTGAACGACTGCCCGGAGCCTGGGAGATCTCTGTACGCGGAGTGCGCATGCGTCTGTCCACCACGGACTTCGGACACCTGGGCATTTTCCCCGAAACTCTGGACATCTGGGACCAGATCGCCCGGAGCGTGGCCGATGCCGCGGCCCGCCGCCGGGAACCGCCCGCATTTCTGAATCTTTTCGCCTATTCCGGCGGCGCCACCATGGCCGCAGCCAGGGCCGGAGCCCGGTGCTGCCATCTGGATGCGTCCAGAGGCATGGTGGAATGGGCCCGGGCCAATGCGGCCCTGAACGGTCTGGATAGCTCCGGAATCCGTTTCATCGTGGACGACGTGGGCGCTTTTCTGCGCCGGGAAGCGCGGCGCGGCCGCAAATACGACTGCGTGCTTCTGGACCCGCCGTCCTTTGGGCGGGGCAAACGCGGAGAACTGTACAAGGTCGAGAAAAACGTACGCGAAACGCTGGAACTGGTCCGCCAGGTCTTGAGCGACAGGCCGCTCTTTGTGATCCTGACTTCGCACACGCCGGGCTTCTCGCCCATTGTGCTCAGAAATCTGCTGGAACAGACCCTTGATCCGGAGGTGCTGGACTGCGGGGAAATGCTCCTGCGCGGCGGAACCGGCGTTCTGGATCTGCCCAGCGGCAACTGGGCCAGATGGACGTACGCCGACAGCATTTCAGACTGA